A single genomic interval of Arachis duranensis cultivar V14167 chromosome 7, aradu.V14167.gnm2.J7QH, whole genome shotgun sequence harbors:
- the LOC107496790 gene encoding uncharacterized protein LOC107496790, protein MGSELRRWRWWCAVFVGMLAVTLTSSEQQQQTVSRIAFGSCSNQSAPQPIWDAVVDFHPQVFIWLGDNIYGDIKHPFKLFGRERTIGPWKNVPRFVPSSEQEMEAKYKKAKSHPGYTRLRQNAKVIGTWDDHDYGLNNAGKEFDRKVTNQKLLLDFLDEPQDSPRRKQAGVYTSYTYGSAGRDVKIVLLDARYHRDPVGSYGTMLGDSQWSWFEKELKGPPTAITIIASSVQVIPNHTAITLPFFDMESWTRYPKERDHLFKLIADSKRSGVFFISGDVHFGEISRYDCAGDYPLYEVTSSGITQSVEGTLPDFFHFVVRFVSWLVPSTMRVKDKNCRYKSCIYGQPNFGAIEINWESQPVTLKLEIRDKNGRPVSGVNTSLRELQASNSQTCSTEKAAGCNCTPESSLPWIVRYRLAILVFVSLALLLLVLVLLLYAVIKIARQGICSKRKPD, encoded by the exons ATGGGTTCCGAGCTTCGCCGGTGGCGGTGGTGGTGCGCCGTCTTCGTCGGAATGTTGGCCGTGACCTTAACTTCTTccgaacaacaacaacaaacgGTGTCTCGAATTGCCTTCGGATCATGTTCCAACCAAAGTGCACCTCAG CCCATTTGGGATGCTGTGGTGGACTTCCATCCCCAGGTTTTTATATGGCTTGGTGATAATATTTATGGAGACATCAAACACCCTTTTAAACTATTTGGACGGGAAAGGACTATTGGACCGTGGAAGAATGTTCCGCGATTTGTTCCTTCCTCTGAGCAGGAGATGGAGGCTAAATACAAGAAGGCTAAGTCTCACCCTGGCTACACTCGACTTCGTCAGAATGCTAAG GTTATTGGAACATGGGACGATCATGATTATGGATTAAATAATGCAGGAAAAGAGTTTGATCGGAAAGTAACCAACCAAAAGTTACTTCTTGATTTCTTAGATGAACCTCAAGATAGCCCGAG GCGGAAACAGGCTGGTGTATACACCTCATATACATATGGTTCTGCAGGTAGAGATGTCAAG ATTGTCCTCTTGGATGCCAGATACCATAGGGACCCTGTAGGAAGTTATGGAACCATGTTGGGTGATTCACAATGGTCATGGTTTGAGAAAGAACTAAAGGGTCCTCCAACAGCCATTACCATCATTGCATCTTCTGTTCAG GTTATACCAAATCATACAGCAATCACTCTGCCATTCTTTGATATGGAATCATGGACTCGTTACCCGAAGGAAAGAGATCACCTTTTCAAATTAATTGCAGACAGTAAG AGGAGTGGAGTATTCTTCATAAGTGGAGATGTTCACTTTGGGGAAATCTCAAGATATGACTGCGCCGGGGATTATCCGCTATATGAAGTAACCTCAAGTGGGATTACTCAATCAGTTGAAGGGACTCTGCCGgatttcttccattttgttGTGAGATTTGTGTCATGGTTGGTCCCATCCACAATGAGGGTGAAGGACAAAAACTGCAGATACAAATCTTGTATATATG GCCAGCCGAACTTTGGAGCTATTGAAATAAACTGGGAATCTCAACCAGTAACTCTGAAGTTGGAAATCAGGGACAAGAATGGCCGTCCTGTTTCAGGCGTCAACACTTCATTAAGAGAACTACAGGCATCAAATTCACAGACTTGTTCCACAGAGAAAGCTGCTGGATGTAACTGCACTCCTGAATCTAGTCTTCCATGGATTGTCAGATATCGCCTCGCTATTCTAGTTTTTGTCTCCTTAGCTT TATTGCTTCTTGTATTGGTACTGCTTCTATATGCTGTTATCAAAATCGCCCGACAAGGAATCTGCAGCAAAAGGAAGCCCGATTGA